TTTAAAACGTAGATTAGCAATAGGAATGTTTCCTTCATCCCCTATCGTCTCAGCCCAGGCACCACGTTCTGCGATGCTTAGAACCATGTCAGATCCCTGTCTCTCGATCGTTACACCAACAGTATGTTTACTATGGCCTGAGTGAGTTAACAAGGGTTTACCATGGAGTAAATCTTTAGTAACATCATCAATATTCGCGATAATATCGTTGAGCGACCGGTAATTATTCAACAGCTCGATAATTCTTTTATACTCTTTTTGTTTGCTTTCTCCGCGGCCTGCAGCGAATTGAGTTAATGTTTGCTGCAGGAAAGGAATGACATCTTGTGCGAAGCCACCGGCAAGAGATACAATGTCAACACCTTGCTTCTGAATTGACTCTTTAATTTTTTCTCCGCCAAACACATAATATAATTGTTTTTTGGCTAAAAAATTGCATAAAGAGGTTTCATCAATTTGAAATTCTCTAGGCATCTGGCGATTAAATTCTTTTATTCTTTCCTTGGCTGCACTTAGTGAACCCAAGTAATTGTTTTGAAAAACTCTGGCGGGTGTATCTTCATAGGTACTTCTCTAATTTTTGTAAATACTACCTGCTACCTCTGGAGAATAGGATAAGAGTAGACTTAGTAACTTAATATTGCCACATCCTGCAGCAATGTGGAGTGGAGTCTCGCCCTTCATATTCTGACTCTCCACACTTGCTATGATAACCTCTCGGGTTTGCGCATCTTTAAGCATTTTCTCTACAAAAGAGACACTATCAGGGTGCTTGGCAAGTTCGTGCAGCCAAGTATTTCTGTTGGCTTGATTGGCTATGTTAATTGCGAGAGAGTCAATCTGCGTAAGGAATAACGCTAGGATATCGAAATGCCCTTGTCTTGCTGCGAGAGACAAAGGCGTATCCAAATTTTCACCCGAAGAGTCTGAAGCGCATGGTTTATAGAGCAGTTCCACAGGTATTACTTTTGTGGCATTAATTTCCTGTATAAAATGATAATCACCTCGCATAACCGCTTGATAAAGCGGTGAAGGTCCTTTGGGATATCTAGTGGCAAATGTCTCCAACTCCAACAAAATTTTTTTAATTGCTTTGCTTGCCATAGCTTCATCCCATGGGGTTTCATGATAGGTTTTATTAGGCTGTTCCCAAAACTTCCCAGTTT
This region of Legionella clemsonensis genomic DNA includes:
- a CDS encoding ankyrin repeat domain-containing protein; amino-acid sequence: MKEKLFESAQANNPGVLADLDDSSLLLEKNHSGLTPLHIAANNKHFEWLRVLAKKNMLSYDHIMNLDEAGDTLLHKIIRSAEPDLIKHCIGICYQHDKTGKFWEQPNKTYHETPWDEAMASKAIKKILLELETFATRYPKGPSPLYQAVMRGDYHFIQEINATKVIPVELLYKPCASDSSGENLDTPLSLAARQGHFDILALFLTQIDSLAINIANQANRNTWLHELAKHPDSVSFVEKMLKDAQTREVIIASVESQNMKGETPLHIAAGCGNIKLLSLLLSYSPEVAGSIYKN